Below is a window of Flavobacterium sp. N2820 DNA.
AGCAATTCCTTTTACAGGAATAAAATGCCAAATTACTCCAATAGCAATCAATAAAAAGACGTTTTTATAGCCTAAAATGATAGTTTGCCATTGATTAAAATCGAAGGTTAATTTTCCAATATTTTGAATCACTTGAAAGGCAGTTTCAAAATCTTTTGCTCTAAAAAACAACCAACAAAAAACCACAAAATGGAACGTTAAAACCACTTGAATGGTTCTGATGAATATGTTTTTTGGTAATTTAATAAACTGTCCAAAAAATTTCTCAACTACTAACGCTAATCCATGTAAAACACCCCAAACTACAAATTTCCAAGAAGCACCATGCCATAATCCACCCAACAACATGGTCATAAACAAATTGAAATAGGTTCTGATTTTTCCTTTACGATTTCCACCCATTGAAATGTACAAATAATCGCGTAACCAAGTGGAAAGTGAAATATGCCATCTTCTCCAAAATTCGGTAATAGAACCTGATTGATAAGGCGTTCTGAAATTATCAGGCAACCAAAATCCCATCAATAAAGCCAATCCAATTGCAATATCAGAATACCCTGAAAAATCGCAATAAATTTGAATCGCATAGCCATACGAAGCCATCAAATTTTCGAAAGCGGTGTAACTATTTGGTGCATCAAAAACACGATCCACAAAATTGGTCGAAATGTAATCTGAAATGACTGCTTTTTTGATTAATCCACCAATAATTAAGAACAAAGCTCGATTGAAATCTTCTTTCGTAAGCTTTAATCTCTCATAAATTTGA
It encodes the following:
- a CDS encoding MBOAT family O-acyltransferase gives rise to the protein MSALFSLQNWFLETVGIVDLETLKNWFTYNPKQPLLFNSALFLGLFLIFYAIYILSRKTHYFRITYVVLFSLFFYYKCSGIYFWLLIFSSVVDYALSRLIFEETKQGYRKFYMILSLMINLGMLAYFKYTNFLIDNFNTLFDGTMKFEDIILPVGISFYTFQTLSYTIDVYRRELEPTKSFIDFLFFVSFFPQLVAGPIVRASDFIPQIYERLKLTKEDFNRALFLIIGGLIKKAVISDYISTNFVDRVFDAPNSYTAFENLMASYGYAIQIYCDFSGYSDIAIGLALLMGFWLPDNFRTPYQSGSITEFWRRWHISLSTWLRDYLYISMGGNRKGKIRTYFNLFMTMLLGGLWHGASWKFVVWGVLHGLALVVEKFFGQFIKLPKNIFIRTIQVVLTFHFVVFCWLFFRAKDFETAFQVIQNIGKLTFDFNQWQTIILGYKNVFLLIAIGVIWHFIPVKGIAFMQKTFSSIPLLVKAILLGLIYWVVYATASAGAQPFIYFQF